One Pelotomaculum isophthalicicum JI genomic region harbors:
- a CDS encoding helix-turn-helix domain-containing protein yields the protein METNNTNDTTIEILAPLPNGHEGRSPHNKFPEELRQQVVQETLVTRNISQIAEKFSISRQTVSVILREYLGENRELIDFEFISDIDEITRKMLTRLKNEVSSIPPSQLVVATGILLDKREGLLKGKVTGGNQTLNLKVAWKDGAGAVELTTGTGQGD from the coding sequence TTGGAAACCAATAATACAAACGATACCACTATTGAAATCCTGGCCCCGCTCCCCAACGGCCATGAAGGCCGCTCCCCACACAATAAATTCCCTGAGGAGCTACGCCAGCAGGTAGTCCAGGAGACCCTTGTAACCCGAAACATAAGCCAAATAGCCGAGAAGTTTTCTATCTCCCGGCAAACCGTGAGCGTAATACTGCGGGAATATCTTGGTGAGAACCGAGAACTAATTGACTTTGAATTCATCAGTGACATTGATGAAATAACCCGGAAAATGTTAACGAGGTTAAAAAACGAAGTCAGTAGTATACCGCCTTCACAATTGGTAGTCGCCACCGGCATCCTGTTGGACAAGCGAGAGGGGCTATTAAAAGGCAAAGTAACAGGTGGCAACCAAACCTTAAACTTGAAAGTAGCCTGGAAAGATGGCGCCGGCGCCGTTGAATTAACGACCGGGACCGGGCAGGGGGATTAG
- a CDS encoding CHC2 zinc finger domain-containing protein: MIELSQEYSTIIEQIKEIPIETVFSRYLPGTSFKRAGNGKHRTRCFQHGGGNEKDASLFIYENTNSFYCFGCSCGGSVVDLVMLILNLDFSEAVKRLADDFGYELPVWTPETEEKRKQKEKVTNLLDKYINKAHITLMTNRPGPEAAREALHKRGFTDKDIKEFRFGFDPRNKPDNPEEAQALGLIGDKGGFLPSGRIVIPFFHHGKPIYLAFWDFNGKEPKYLYPSGVVKPLVGIDGIKRAKEIFLVEGVFDHFTLIKEGFNSICTLGVNLKEDYYNNLNNLETIYVAYDADEAGRREGFRLTESLFPRAKLIEIPGNVKDINDLLKTQPGEFKTLIDEAKDNAKDALDIIFNDIAKTNNGNEALTLFEKKVIPLITKLDIIKQDIAVNKVSKLLKPYGIKKSSLDIFIKEMMAKNKNTNNDEEEKEDFQPCADFPGLVDIVEDDNGNPAFLVLEDDNTLTLCTSREVDGIIKIPPDKEAIPWLLPRAQEVIRYFKSDNDSILYDDLIKYHKNISELPDEKFYDLFVAWDFHTYIIEKLNYSPYIWLFARPERGKSRTGKGALYVARRGVHVESLRDSYIIRASNDLKVTLFFDVLDLMKKMEKTGTDDVFLMRYERGAKVPRVNFPDRGALRDTVYYEVFGPSIIATNRTIYGPMESRALQLNMQPAIKNFTNEVTPEAALSLKERLTAFRARWLNKKLPEVDKPMRGRLGDITRPLFQIIKAIKPEREKIFRDLINEINKERKSKKSESVDATILKVIDEISNKIEGSYVYVDTITKQINNILNDEKKWSNTRTGIV, from the coding sequence GTGATAGAGTTGTCACAAGAATATTCTACCATAATCGAACAAATAAAGGAAATCCCCATCGAAACTGTCTTTTCGCGTTATTTACCGGGTACCTCTTTTAAGAGAGCCGGTAATGGAAAACATCGTACAAGATGTTTTCAGCATGGCGGTGGCAATGAAAAAGATGCAAGTTTGTTTATATACGAAAACACGAATTCTTTTTATTGCTTCGGTTGTAGTTGTGGTGGAAGTGTTGTCGATTTAGTGATGTTGATCCTGAATTTGGATTTTAGTGAAGCTGTCAAGCGGCTTGCCGATGACTTTGGTTATGAGTTGCCCGTGTGGACGCCGGAAACTGAGGAAAAGCGCAAGCAAAAAGAGAAAGTCACCAACCTTCTAGACAAATATATTAATAAGGCTCACATTACTTTGATGACCAATAGGCCGGGACCGGAAGCTGCTAGAGAAGCTTTACACAAGCGCGGATTTACAGACAAAGACATAAAAGAGTTCAGATTCGGGTTTGATCCCCGGAACAAGCCGGACAATCCAGAAGAAGCGCAGGCTTTGGGGTTGATTGGCGACAAAGGTGGCTTTCTCCCTAGCGGTCGTATTGTTATCCCGTTTTTTCATCACGGCAAGCCTATTTACCTGGCCTTTTGGGATTTCAATGGCAAAGAACCAAAATATTTGTATCCTTCGGGTGTGGTTAAACCCCTGGTAGGGATAGACGGGATAAAGCGAGCAAAAGAAATATTTCTCGTTGAAGGTGTTTTTGATCATTTCACTTTAATTAAAGAAGGATTCAATAGTATTTGTACTTTGGGTGTGAATCTTAAAGAAGATTATTATAATAACCTGAACAACCTTGAAACGATATATGTTGCTTACGATGCAGATGAAGCAGGCAGGCGCGAAGGGTTTAGACTTACTGAAAGTCTTTTTCCGAGAGCAAAGTTAATTGAAATTCCAGGCAATGTAAAAGATATTAATGATTTACTCAAAACTCAACCAGGCGAATTTAAAACCCTGATAGATGAAGCAAAAGACAACGCCAAAGACGCACTCGACATAATATTTAATGATATTGCAAAAACAAACAACGGTAACGAGGCACTAACTTTATTTGAGAAAAAAGTAATCCCGCTAATAACCAAACTCGACATTATCAAACAAGATATTGCTGTTAATAAAGTTAGCAAACTATTAAAACCCTATGGAATTAAAAAGTCATCACTTGATATTTTTATCAAGGAAATGATGGCTAAAAACAAAAACACTAACAACGACGAGGAAGAAAAAGAAGATTTTCAACCTTGCGCGGATTTTCCCGGTTTAGTTGATATAGTTGAAGATGATAACGGAAATCCTGCTTTTTTGGTCCTGGAGGACGATAATACACTAACATTATGTACGAGTCGTGAGGTTGACGGAATAATTAAGATCCCTCCCGATAAGGAGGCTATTCCGTGGCTGTTACCGAGAGCGCAAGAAGTAATTAGATATTTTAAAAGTGACAACGATAGTATATTATATGATGATTTAATTAAATATCATAAGAATATATCTGAATTACCTGATGAAAAATTTTATGATCTGTTTGTAGCTTGGGATTTTCATACTTATATTATTGAAAAACTCAACTATTCCCCTTATATTTGGTTGTTTGCACGTCCCGAGAGAGGAAAAAGTAGAACTGGTAAGGGTGCATTGTATGTTGCTAGACGTGGTGTTCATGTGGAAAGTTTAAGAGACTCCTATATAATAAGGGCATCAAATGATTTAAAGGTTACGTTATTTTTCGATGTTTTAGATTTAATGAAAAAAATGGAAAAAACCGGTACCGATGACGTTTTTCTAATGAGGTATGAACGGGGCGCAAAAGTACCGAGAGTCAATTTCCCCGATCGTGGAGCTTTGCGAGATACTGTATACTATGAAGTTTTTGGGCCTTCAATAATAGCAACGAATCGAACAATTTATGGTCCAATGGAGAGTCGAGCACTTCAGTTAAATATGCAGCCAGCAATTAAGAACTTCACAAACGAAGTAACACCGGAAGCAGCTTTGTCGTTGAAAGAACGTTTAACAGCATTTAGGGCAAGGTGGTTAAATAAAAAATTGCCGGAAGTAGATAAGCCAATGCGAGGTAGACTTGGGGACATTACACGACCGTTGTTTCAGATTATTAAAGCAATCAAGCCAGAACGTGAGAAAATTTTCAGGGATTTAATTAATGAAATCAATAAAGAGCGTAAGAGCAAGAAATCAGAAAGTGTTGACGCTACAATATTAAAGGTAATTGATGAAATATCTAACAAAATCGAGGGATCATATGTTTATGTTGATACCATTACTAAGCAAATAAACAACATATTAAACGATGAAAAGAAGTGGTCAAATACCCGAACGGGAATTGTTTAA
- a CDS encoding helix-turn-helix domain-containing protein: MRQTAQIERKFLPVEEVAVITGLSRSGAYKAIRDGYIDSVKIGRRVLVPVEALGKLGKKGE; this comes from the coding sequence ATGAGACAAACTGCACAGATCGAGAGAAAGTTTCTTCCAGTGGAAGAAGTAGCGGTGATAACGGGACTTTCAAGATCCGGCGCATACAAAGCCATTCGAGATGGTTATATCGATTCGGTAAAAATCGGACGCCGTGTGCTGGTGCCGGTCGAGGCGCTTGGAAAACTTGGTAAAAAGGGGGAATAA
- a CDS encoding helix-turn-helix domain-containing protein has translation MKVYTLDEVAEVLKLKKVTLYNYIRSGKLPAAKFGRDYRVTEEDLRVFIEGAKTRTKKNKDSKEV, from the coding sequence TTGAAGGTTTACACACTGGATGAGGTGGCCGAAGTGCTTAAATTAAAGAAAGTCACCCTATATAATTACATAAGATCCGGTAAGCTGCCGGCTGCAAAGTTCGGGAGGGACTACCGGGTTACTGAAGAGGATTTAAGAGTTTTTATTGAAGGCGCCAAAACAAGAACTAAGAAAAATAAAGATTCTAAGGAGGTATAA
- a CDS encoding tyrosine-type recombinase/integrase, translating to MRGTIIKNEGKRGVSYTVLVDVGTDMDGNRKQKKKTFKAKKDAENWLSETINAVNKGTYIEPIKTTLGEYLKKWLDTYGKQNLAISTLESYENIIKKHIVPELGTIPLQKLLPAHLQDYYSKALGEGRIDNKKAMGRALSPTTVLYHHRVLREALNHALRSGLVSRNVADAVEPPRKVKHDLRVLPEEDIPTLLDLFKDSYLYMPVYLAVMTVMRAGEILALKWENIDLKEGIINISQSLRQRKAGQPEFQQPKTAGSRRTVELSPIVTKALKDYKTAQAKEKLAQGENYAKYNLVCCLSNGQPIHPGTLASRFYKITRAANMTINFHGLRHCHATFLLKAGVSPKIVAERLGHSTTRLTLDTYSHVVPGMQKEAALKLEQRLFNSQQSGQ from the coding sequence ATGAGAGGAACTATTATTAAGAATGAAGGCAAGCGCGGAGTAAGTTATACGGTTCTTGTTGATGTCGGAACTGATATGGACGGCAACCGGAAACAAAAGAAAAAAACGTTTAAAGCTAAAAAAGATGCGGAAAATTGGCTCAGCGAAACCATTAACGCAGTTAATAAAGGAACCTATATAGAACCCATTAAAACCACCCTGGGCGAATATCTTAAAAAGTGGCTGGATACGTACGGCAAACAAAACCTTGCTATTTCTACCCTCGAATCTTATGAGAATATCATAAAGAAACATATTGTCCCGGAATTAGGAACCATACCTTTACAAAAACTCTTGCCCGCACATCTCCAGGATTATTACTCAAAGGCATTAGGAGAAGGCCGTATTGACAATAAGAAAGCTATGGGCCGGGCATTATCCCCTACCACAGTTTTATATCATCACAGGGTTCTCCGGGAAGCTCTAAACCATGCTCTAAGGTCGGGGCTCGTAAGCCGCAACGTTGCCGATGCAGTAGAACCTCCCCGCAAAGTAAAGCATGATCTGAGAGTGCTACCCGAAGAAGACATACCGACACTGCTTGACCTTTTCAAAGATAGTTACCTTTATATGCCTGTCTATTTAGCTGTTATGACCGTGATGAGAGCCGGGGAAATACTTGCCCTTAAATGGGAGAATATCGATCTTAAAGAGGGAATCATTAATATTAGTCAATCCCTTAGACAGCGCAAGGCAGGCCAGCCGGAATTTCAGCAACCCAAGACGGCAGGCAGCCGGCGTACCGTGGAACTATCTCCTATAGTAACTAAAGCCTTAAAAGATTATAAAACGGCTCAGGCTAAAGAAAAATTAGCTCAGGGAGAGAATTACGCAAAGTATAACCTGGTCTGCTGTTTAAGCAACGGACAGCCAATCCACCCCGGCACCCTGGCAAGCCGGTTCTATAAGATAACCAGGGCTGCCAATATGACAATAAACTTTCATGGCCTTCGGCACTGTCATGCAACCTTCTTGTTAAAGGCTGGTGTGAGTCCTAAGATAGTGGCTGAACGTTTAGGACATTCCACCACCAGGCTAACCCTTGATACTTATTCGCACGTTGTGCCAGGGATGCAGAAAGAAGCTGCTCTCAAACTCGAACAAAGGTTATTTAATAGTCAACAAAGCGGTCAATAA
- the speB gene encoding agmatinase, which translates to MLDLVEKNTGFIGCADSYEQAGLIIIGAPMDFTVSFRPGTRLGPQQIRRVSHGLEEYSIYLDKDLGDYRYYDAGDVSLPFGNIQESLSRIGRVVSKILSDGKFPLVLGGEHLISLAVLQELAKFYPDIAVVVFDAHADLRDEYLGEEYSHATVMRRILEVIGGENLYQFGIRSGIREEFTFAQNNTHMFINEITAPLQEVLPQLSGRPVYVSLDIDVVDPAYAPGTGTAEPGGCTSGEILKAIHMLSGLNIVGFDLVEVSPVYDLSEQTVLLAAKLVREAIISFARPQNL; encoded by the coding sequence TTGCTGGATCTGGTTGAAAAGAACACTGGATTCATCGGATGTGCGGACAGTTACGAGCAGGCTGGATTAATAATTATCGGGGCTCCCATGGATTTTACAGTGAGCTTTAGGCCGGGTACCCGCCTTGGCCCGCAGCAAATTCGCCGGGTATCGCATGGGCTGGAGGAGTACAGTATCTATTTGGACAAGGACCTGGGTGATTACCGTTATTACGACGCGGGGGATGTATCCTTGCCATTTGGTAACATTCAGGAGAGTTTGTCCCGAATTGGCAGGGTTGTTTCTAAAATATTGTCAGACGGCAAGTTTCCGCTTGTGCTCGGCGGTGAACATCTGATCAGCCTGGCTGTGCTTCAGGAATTAGCAAAGTTTTACCCTGATATAGCCGTAGTTGTTTTTGACGCCCACGCCGATCTTAGAGATGAATATCTTGGTGAAGAGTATTCTCATGCCACGGTAATGCGTCGGATTTTAGAAGTTATCGGTGGTGAAAATCTCTATCAGTTTGGTATTCGCTCCGGTATCAGGGAAGAATTCACTTTTGCCCAAAATAATACGCATATGTTTATTAATGAAATTACTGCTCCTTTGCAGGAGGTTCTTCCACAGCTTAGTGGTAGGCCGGTTTATGTATCCCTGGATATCGACGTTGTAGATCCGGCGTATGCTCCCGGTACCGGGACTGCCGAACCTGGTGGTTGTACATCCGGCGAAATATTAAAGGCTATCCATATGTTGAGTGGATTAAATATAGTAGGCTTTGATTTAGTCGAGGTAAGCCCTGTTTATGATCTATCGGAACAAACTGTTCTTTTAGCGGCAAAGCTGGTCAGGGAAGCAATAATTTCGTTTGCCCGGCCGCAAAATCTCTAA
- the speE gene encoding polyamine aminopropyltransferase has product MDLWFEEYQTKDMVISCRVLRTLHQEKTPFQELAVLDTVEFGRMLVLDDVIQTTIKDEFVYHEMITHVALNTHAKPVKVLIIGGGDGGAVREVVKHQSVEKVVLCEIDGAVVEASKKYLPEISCALENNKAEIVIDDGIKHVRNNKNTYDIIIIDSTDPVGPAEGLFSAAFYKDIFDSLNEEGIFVAQTESPFFNDSLVQRIFKDVSGIFPLTRLFLANVPSYPGGLWTFTMGSKKYDPLDVDIEKIESMNTKYYSPAIHRSCFILPPFVKKLLG; this is encoded by the coding sequence TTGGACCTATGGTTTGAAGAGTATCAGACGAAAGACATGGTTATCTCCTGCCGGGTGTTGCGCACCCTCCATCAGGAAAAAACACCGTTTCAGGAATTAGCGGTGCTTGATACAGTTGAATTTGGCAGGATGCTTGTATTGGATGACGTCATTCAGACCACAATAAAAGATGAATTTGTCTACCATGAAATGATCACTCACGTAGCCCTGAACACCCATGCCAAACCGGTAAAAGTTCTTATTATCGGCGGTGGCGACGGGGGAGCGGTAAGAGAAGTTGTCAAACATCAGTCGGTAGAGAAAGTTGTCCTCTGTGAGATTGACGGAGCTGTGGTTGAAGCCTCAAAAAAATATCTGCCTGAAATCAGTTGCGCTCTGGAAAACAATAAAGCAGAAATTGTGATTGATGACGGGATCAAGCATGTCAGGAATAACAAGAATACTTATGATATTATCATTATTGATTCCACAGATCCCGTCGGACCGGCGGAAGGGCTATTCAGCGCCGCTTTTTATAAAGACATCTTTGATTCATTGAATGAGGAAGGTATTTTTGTCGCTCAAACTGAATCGCCGTTTTTTAACGATAGTTTGGTTCAAAGAATTTTCAAAGATGTTTCAGGCATATTTCCCTTAACTCGCCTTTTCCTGGCTAATGTGCCAAGTTACCCCGGCGGGTTGTGGACCTTTACCATGGGCTCAAAGAAATATGATCCGCTTGATGTGGATATTGAGAAAATTGAAAGTATGAACACAAAGTATTATAGCCCGGCTATTCATCGTAGTTGCTTTATCCTGCCTCCTTTTGTAAAAAAATTGCTTGGATAG
- a CDS encoding pyruvoyl-dependent arginine decarboxylase has product MLPTPKKFFVTAGSSEGKSNLTAFDNALLKGRIGNLNLMRVSSILPPGVQYCPDMEIPPGSLVPTAYGFIISDVPGELIAAAVGVGFSKDTFGVIMEFSGKCSKADAEAKIENMLIEAFETRGMELVGTKIAATEHRVEKIGCALAAVPLWY; this is encoded by the coding sequence ATGCTGCCAACCCCTAAGAAATTTTTTGTGACTGCCGGCAGTTCGGAAGGGAAAAGTAATTTAACTGCATTTGATAATGCACTGTTAAAAGGAAGGATTGGCAACCTAAACTTAATGCGGGTGTCTAGTATCTTACCTCCTGGAGTGCAATATTGTCCGGACATGGAAATACCTCCGGGTTCGCTTGTGCCGACGGCATACGGGTTTATCATCAGCGACGTTCCCGGTGAGTTGATCGCAGCCGCAGTAGGCGTGGGCTTTTCAAAGGATACTTTCGGAGTTATAATGGAGTTCTCCGGCAAGTGCAGCAAGGCAGACGCGGAAGCGAAAATAGAAAACATGCTGATAGAAGCATTTGAAACCAGAGGAATGGAATTGGTCGGCACCAAAATAGCAGCTACGGAACACCGTGTGGAAAAAATCGGCTGCGCCTTGGCCGCTGTTCCACTCTGGTATTAA
- a CDS encoding general stress protein, translating into MLKTVVGLFDSRDQAEKAVSALRGRGFYEEISVLAADKSKAGDTERNRGTAGGSVASGVSTGGVLGGLAGLAMGAGALVIPGIGPILAAGPIAGLLSGAATGGIAGGLIDWGIPSERGRYYEGKVKEGKILASVRTDDTKIEDAARIMRENGAKDVETH; encoded by the coding sequence TTGTTAAAAACTGTTGTTGGATTATTTGACTCAAGGGATCAAGCGGAAAAAGCAGTCTCAGCGCTGCGTGGACGTGGTTTTTACGAAGAAATATCGGTGCTGGCCGCTGATAAAAGTAAGGCTGGCGACACCGAAAGGAACAGAGGTACTGCCGGCGGGAGTGTTGCTTCCGGAGTAAGCACGGGTGGTGTGCTGGGAGGTCTGGCAGGCTTGGCTATGGGCGCTGGCGCGCTGGTCATTCCGGGGATCGGGCCGATTCTTGCCGCCGGGCCTATTGCCGGACTGCTGTCAGGCGCGGCCACAGGCGGCATAGCGGGCGGCCTGATTGACTGGGGTATTCCGTCTGAACGCGGCAGATATTACGAAGGCAAGGTTAAAGAAGGTAAAATCCTGGCTTCAGTCCGTACAGACGACACTAAAATCGAAGACGCCGCAAGAATCATGCGCGAAAACGGAGCCAAGGATGTGGAAACTCACTAG
- a CDS encoding TIM barrel protein, with translation MNIRFGPAGSSASFYAEKHKSSLEMPEWLKKRGLNAYEYQCSRGVHIGEEMAARLGKLAAEHEIQMSIHAPYYINLSTTDPEMQVKTKNHFLKTLRVARAMNAKIVVFHPGSASSGDRKEILARAKKFLKEILAEVKEEGLSGIMLAPETMGKKNQLGSLEEVLELCELGEQLRPAVDFGHIHAVTGGGLTDKASFAKLLDYIEKKLGLYYLQNLHIHFSPVEYTAGGEKRHLTTLDDNCGPDFTPLAELLVERNLTPTIICESDERQAEDAMIYRDIYYKLLDASNNK, from the coding sequence ATGAACATTCGCTTTGGGCCAGCGGGGTCTTCTGCTTCTTTTTATGCGGAAAAGCATAAATCTTCTCTGGAAATGCCGGAATGGCTGAAAAAGCGCGGTTTAAACGCTTATGAATATCAATGCAGCCGTGGTGTGCATATCGGGGAAGAAATGGCCGCACGCTTGGGTAAACTGGCGGCGGAGCATGAAATACAAATGAGTATTCACGCTCCTTATTACATCAACCTAAGTACAACAGATCCTGAAATGCAGGTCAAAACGAAGAATCACTTCTTAAAAACATTAAGAGTCGCACGGGCGATGAATGCTAAAATTGTTGTGTTTCACCCAGGGTCGGCGAGTAGCGGTGACCGTAAAGAAATCCTGGCCAGGGCAAAGAAGTTTTTAAAAGAAATTTTAGCCGAGGTGAAAGAAGAGGGACTTTCCGGTATTATGCTGGCTCCCGAGACAATGGGTAAAAAAAACCAGCTTGGTTCGCTGGAAGAGGTGCTGGAGTTATGTGAATTAGGTGAACAGCTTAGACCCGCCGTTGATTTTGGGCATATTCACGCAGTTACCGGTGGTGGTTTAACAGATAAGGCTTCTTTTGCCAAGTTGCTGGATTATATTGAGAAAAAACTTGGGTTGTATTATTTGCAAAATCTTCATATCCATTTCAGCCCGGTTGAGTATACCGCTGGCGGTGAAAAGAGACATCTCACTACTTTGGACGATAACTGCGGGCCGGATTTTACTCCACTTGCCGAGTTATTAGTAGAGAGAAATTTAACGCCCACCATAATTTGCGAATCGGATGAACGACAGGCGGAGGACGCAATGATCTACCGGGATATATACTATAAGTTACTAGACGCGAGCAATAATAAATGA
- a CDS encoding ABC transporter substrate-binding protein, with amino-acid sequence MRKQKLRKQISISIVLIIMLSVLHLYFSGALPFLKQEGDTLIYARSGDSVTLDPAMSQDEESYKVISNIFEGLVRFKPGTTEVEPCLAEAWQVSADGREWTFYLRKNVKFHDGTPFNAEAVQFNVERQMPPNRTENMAYASFVFGMVESVKTINPYTVKFSLKYPYAPFLNNLAMPAAAPIVSPAAASALGDNFSVNPIGTGPFKFGSWEKGKKLILNKNLDYWGKQPQCNRLVFTVVNNSRLRSLALKMHMADIIDEITPQDARLLEQSGYSIIKKPGLDLSYLGFFTDKKPFDNPEVRRAISMSIDREQIIATLFHSESHVADGPLPPGVLGYDPGIRLHPYDPIGAKELLARNGFGGNPKITIITYTDPRIYNPAGGEKLAEAIRADLALVGVDVEIKAYSWQQYKEALYKEEGNAFLYGWISDNGDPDNFLYTLLSSSQIGNGLNSSHYRNDEIDMLLAKAQQEKDRLSREELYHKAVKIIVQDAPWVFLNNSVNLTAISPKIEGLFLPTGNNSLATVTKIN; translated from the coding sequence TTGCGTAAACAAAAACTGCGCAAGCAAATATCAATATCAATTGTTCTTATTATTATGTTATCAGTTTTGCATTTGTACTTTTCAGGCGCCCTGCCGTTTTTAAAACAGGAAGGTGATACCCTTATATACGCCAGAAGCGGAGACTCCGTTACACTTGATCCGGCCATGTCACAAGACGAGGAGTCCTATAAAGTGATTTCAAATATTTTTGAAGGTCTTGTCCGTTTCAAACCAGGCACAACTGAAGTAGAACCTTGCCTGGCTGAGGCTTGGCAAGTATCCGCCGACGGCCGCGAATGGACTTTTTACCTGAGAAAAAACGTTAAGTTTCATGACGGGACACCTTTCAATGCAGAAGCTGTGCAATTCAACGTGGAAAGGCAGATGCCACCCAACCGCACGGAAAACATGGCTTACGCTTCCTTCGTTTTCGGAATGGTTGAGAGTGTAAAAACAATTAATCCTTATACGGTTAAATTTTCTTTAAAGTATCCATACGCGCCTTTTTTGAATAATCTGGCCATGCCGGCGGCGGCGCCCATAGTCAGTCCTGCCGCCGCTTCAGCTTTAGGAGATAATTTTAGTGTCAACCCCATTGGTACGGGACCATTTAAATTCGGCAGTTGGGAAAAAGGGAAAAAACTGATTTTAAACAAAAACCTTGATTACTGGGGAAAACAGCCCCAATGCAACCGACTTGTATTTACAGTTGTTAATAATAGCAGGTTAAGGTCACTAGCTCTAAAAATGCATATGGCTGACATAATTGACGAAATCACTCCCCAAGACGCCCGGCTTCTGGAACAAAGCGGCTATTCAATAATTAAAAAACCAGGCTTGGATCTAAGTTACCTCGGTTTTTTCACGGATAAGAAACCATTTGACAACCCTGAAGTGAGGCGGGCTATAAGCATGTCTATCGACAGGGAACAAATCATAGCTACATTATTTCATTCAGAGTCACATGTCGCTGATGGTCCTTTGCCACCCGGCGTCCTGGGTTACGACCCGGGCATCCGTCTACACCCGTACGACCCTATTGGCGCCAAGGAATTACTCGCCCGCAACGGATTTGGAGGAAACCCTAAAATAACAATAATTACTTACACTGACCCCAGAATATATAATCCCGCGGGTGGAGAAAAACTGGCCGAGGCTATCCGGGCAGATTTAGCGTTGGTAGGCGTTGACGTGGAGATAAAAGCTTATTCCTGGCAGCAGTACAAAGAGGCATTATACAAAGAAGAAGGGAATGCTTTTCTTTATGGCTGGATTAGTGATAACGGAGACCCCGATAACTTTCTATACACTTTATTATCATCATCACAAATTGGAAATGGTCTAAATTCTTCTCATTACCGCAACGATGAAATCGACATGCTTCTGGCAAAAGCTCAACAAGAAAAGGATCGCCTGTCACGGGAGGAATTATATCACAAAGCAGTAAAAATTATTGTCCAGGACGCGCCATGGGTCTTTCTTAACAATAGTGTCAACCTGACAGCAATATCACCAAAGATAGAAGGGTTATTCTTGCCTACCGGTAATAATTCATTAGCAACCGTAACAAAAATAAATTGA